A stretch of the Archangium violaceum genome encodes the following:
- a CDS encoding CBS domain-containing protein — translation MKEHTETRSAPRRHQMRISDLMTKSLETIEASESLREAAERMRSYGIGALPVMDGEQLVGMLTDRDITVRATAAGKDPNRTLVREAMTHAVITCDADAPLSEAEHLMEEKAVRRLVVLDGYKKPVGLISLDDLAMVPGEARHAGEVLKELNTPL, via the coding sequence ATGAAGGAACACACGGAGACCCGGAGCGCACCGAGGCGGCACCAGATGCGGATCAGCGACCTGATGACGAAGAGCCTGGAGACCATCGAGGCGAGTGAATCCCTGCGCGAGGCGGCCGAGCGGATGCGCTCGTATGGCATCGGCGCCCTGCCCGTCATGGACGGAGAGCAGCTCGTGGGGATGCTGACGGACCGGGACATCACCGTGCGCGCGACGGCCGCGGGCAAGGATCCCAACCGGACCCTGGTGCGAGAGGCGATGACCCACGCCGTCATCACCTGCGACGCGGATGCCCCCCTCTCCGAGGCCGAGCACCTGATGGAGGAGAAGGCGGTGCGGCGTCTGGTGGTGCTCGATGGCTACAAGAAGCCGGTGGGCCTCATCAGCCTGGACGATCTGGCCATGGTGCCGGGAGAAGCGAGGCACGCGGGCGAGGTCCTCAAGGAGCTCAACACCCCGTTGTAG
- a CDS encoding YkgJ family cysteine cluster protein, protein MEPLSEEQRKTLEALYRRIDERVSSITGSHAWWPCRKGCDHCCRHLAAPLTVTRMEWTYLWEGFQALSAEARAEVRARVTELHGTQRPYTCPFLERESGGCRVYAHRPLVCRSYGFYMSRGTGNWCQLIQGLLEQHGDGDIVWGNQDTLEEILARLGGATLSLFEWFEAPPTTGC, encoded by the coding sequence ATGGAACCACTCTCCGAAGAGCAGCGGAAGACGTTGGAAGCCCTCTACCGGCGCATCGACGAGCGGGTGTCGTCCATCACCGGGAGCCATGCCTGGTGGCCCTGTCGGAAGGGGTGCGATCACTGCTGCCGCCACCTGGCGGCGCCGCTGACCGTCACCCGGATGGAGTGGACGTACCTCTGGGAGGGTTTCCAGGCGCTGTCCGCCGAGGCGCGAGCGGAAGTCCGGGCTCGCGTGACGGAGCTGCACGGCACGCAGCGGCCCTATACCTGCCCATTCCTCGAGCGCGAGTCCGGCGGCTGCCGGGTGTACGCGCACCGGCCCCTGGTCTGCCGCTCCTATGGCTTCTACATGAGCCGGGGTACGGGCAACTGGTGCCAGCTCATCCAGGGGCTGCTCGAGCAGCACGGGGACGGAGACATCGTGTGGGGAAACCAGGACACGCTGGAGGAGATCCTGGCGCGCCTGGGGGGCGCCACCCTCTCGCTCTTCGAGTGGTTCGAGGCTCCGCCTACAACGGGGTGTTGA
- a CDS encoding S8 family serine peptidase, whose translation MKLKLTQALFTCSLLGVAACGGPLPEEEGLLPSKEVGQVAQLLRKAKSVPDEYIVVLREDMKDVALRGSADMAREMVVARGGQVLHTFERTLKGFWVKMPPAQVRELLADPRVAYIEENGIVSVSATQTSATWGIDRIDQQSLPLSKTYTYDFDGTGVHAYIIDTGMRLTHSQFAGRVGAGFDSITTGGTGADCHGHGTHVAGTVGGTTWGVAKNVTLHPVRVLDCSGYGSDAQVIAGLDWVTANHIKPAVANMSLGGDASQALDDAVERTIAAGVVVAVAAGNDSSSACDYSPARTPNAITVGSTTSSDARSYFSNYGTCLDIFAPGSSITSASNSSDTGSTSMSGTSMASPHVAGAAALYLSANPSATPAQVTAALTGGAVTGKVTSPGTGSPNKLLYTMFITGGGGGGDTTPPSTSITAPAAGSTVSGTTTISANASDDVGVSKVEFYLNANIIGVDTTSPYSLEWNTSSVANGNYSLTTKAYDAANNVGTSSAVSVSVSNGTNGNCGTTEQLLANPGFESGNTGWTGSSSVIDGSTSGSAPRTGSYKAWLDGYGSVHTDTLYQQVTIPSTACGATFSFWLKITTSETTATTAYDTLTVQVQNGSGTALATLATYSNLNKSSAYVQKSFDLSAYKGQTIRVYFKGVEDSSLKTSFLIDDTELSITR comes from the coding sequence ATGAAGTTGAAGCTGACTCAGGCCCTGTTCACCTGCTCGTTGCTGGGTGTGGCCGCGTGTGGTGGCCCGCTGCCCGAGGAGGAGGGCCTTCTCCCGTCCAAGGAGGTGGGGCAGGTGGCCCAGCTCCTGCGCAAGGCGAAGTCGGTGCCGGACGAGTACATCGTCGTGCTGCGCGAGGACATGAAGGACGTGGCGCTGCGCGGCTCCGCGGACATGGCGCGTGAGATGGTGGTCGCGCGCGGTGGCCAGGTGCTGCACACGTTCGAGCGGACGCTCAAGGGCTTCTGGGTGAAGATGCCTCCGGCCCAGGTTCGCGAGCTGCTGGCGGATCCGCGGGTGGCGTACATCGAGGAGAACGGCATCGTGTCGGTGTCGGCCACCCAGACGAGTGCGACGTGGGGCATTGATCGGATTGATCAGCAGAGCCTGCCGCTCAGCAAGACCTACACCTACGACTTCGATGGGACGGGGGTGCACGCGTACATCATTGATACCGGCATGCGGCTGACGCACTCGCAGTTCGCCGGGCGGGTGGGCGCCGGCTTCGACTCCATCACCACCGGAGGCACCGGAGCGGACTGCCACGGCCACGGCACGCACGTGGCGGGCACGGTGGGCGGCACGACCTGGGGCGTGGCGAAGAACGTGACGCTGCACCCGGTGCGCGTGCTCGACTGCTCGGGTTACGGCTCGGACGCCCAGGTCATCGCCGGCCTGGACTGGGTGACGGCCAACCACATCAAGCCGGCCGTGGCCAACATGAGCCTGGGGGGAGACGCGTCGCAGGCGTTGGATGACGCGGTGGAGCGCACCATCGCCGCGGGCGTGGTGGTCGCCGTGGCAGCGGGCAATGACAGCTCGAGCGCCTGCGACTATTCGCCGGCGCGCACGCCCAACGCCATCACCGTGGGCTCCACGACCAGCAGCGACGCGCGCTCGTACTTCTCCAACTACGGCACCTGCCTGGACATCTTCGCGCCGGGCTCGAGCATCACCTCGGCCTCGAACTCCAGCGACACCGGCAGCACGTCCATGAGCGGCACCTCCATGGCCTCGCCGCACGTGGCGGGCGCGGCGGCCCTGTACCTGAGCGCCAACCCCTCGGCCACCCCGGCCCAGGTGACGGCGGCGCTCACCGGCGGCGCCGTCACGGGCAAGGTGACGAGCCCGGGCACCGGCTCGCCCAACAAGCTGCTCTACACGATGTTCATCACCGGAGGAGGCGGCGGCGGTGACACCACGCCTCCCAGCACGTCCATCACCGCTCCGGCGGCGGGCTCCACGGTGAGTGGGACCACCACCATCAGCGCCAACGCCTCCGACGACGTGGGCGTGAGCAAGGTGGAGTTCTACCTGAATGCCAACATCATTGGCGTCGACACCACCTCGCCATACAGCTTGGAGTGGAACACCTCGAGCGTGGCCAACGGCAACTACTCGCTGACCACCAAGGCCTATGACGCCGCCAACAACGTGGGCACCTCGTCCGCGGTGTCCGTCTCCGTGAGCAACGGAACGAACGGTAACTGTGGCACCACCGAGCAACTCCTGGCCAACCCTGGCTTCGAGAGTGGCAACACGGGCTGGACGGGCTCCTCGAGCGTCATCGACGGCTCCACCTCGGGCAGCGCGCCGCGCACCGGCAGCTACAAGGCGTGGCTGGATGGCTACGGCTCGGTCCACACCGACACCCTCTACCAGCAGGTGACCATCCCCTCCACGGCCTGCGGCGCCACGTTCAGCTTCTGGCTGAAGATCACCACCTCGGAGACCACGGCCACCACCGCGTATGACACGCTGACGGTGCAGGTGCAGAACGGCTCGGGCACGGCTCTGGCGACGCTGGCCACCTACAGCAATCTGAACAAGTCCTCGGCCTACGTGCAGAAGTCGTTCGACCTGAGCGCGTACAAGGGCCAGACCATCCGCGTCTACTTCAAGGGCGTGGAGGATTCCTCGCTGAAGACGAGCTTCCTCATCGATGACACCGAGTTGAGCATTACCCGGTAG
- a CDS encoding GMC family oxidoreductase: MDFDCDWLIIGSGFGGSVSALRLTEKGYRVVMLEKGRRLRAKDFPRTNWNLKRWLWMPRLGWRGLFKMTFFRHVTVLSGVGVGGGSLVYANTLPIPKDDFFQARSWGGLADWKTELAPHYATARKMLGATVNPLRTLPDEIIQQVGKDMGREDFQSTMVAVYFGQPGVTVPDPYFGGEGPERTGCNSCGGCMTGCRFNAKNSLDKNYLYLAEKRGLVIHADTEATWVRPLPGGGYEVEALEGTSSFSRRERRFTARQVIFSGGVLGTVDLLLKLKAHPDGLPRLSDRLGDGVRTNSEALIGVVAGKRFRDKDLSRGIAIGSILHTDAHSHLEPVRYSAGSDFFRTLMAPHVGGATVFSRLANVAGLFLRHPLKMIGSWFTRDFARRSMILLYMRTLDGHLKMRRGRGLFTAGTKGLTTGLQEGPAPTANIPEASELAHRVAEKLDGMPMTMATETLMGIPTTAHILGGCCMGDSPETGVIDPRHRLFGYDGLYVVDGSAISANPGVNPSLTITALAERAMTFIPARQQVDAGTEKTEAVARSTALGA; encoded by the coding sequence ATGGACTTCGACTGCGACTGGCTCATCATCGGCTCGGGCTTTGGCGGCAGCGTGAGCGCCCTGCGACTGACGGAGAAGGGCTACCGCGTGGTGATGCTGGAGAAGGGCCGGCGCCTGCGGGCGAAGGACTTCCCCAGGACGAACTGGAACCTGAAGCGATGGCTGTGGATGCCGCGGCTCGGGTGGCGTGGTCTGTTCAAGATGACCTTCTTCCGCCACGTCACCGTGCTGTCCGGCGTGGGCGTCGGAGGCGGCTCGCTGGTGTATGCCAATACGCTGCCCATTCCCAAGGATGACTTCTTCCAGGCCCGCTCCTGGGGAGGACTGGCGGACTGGAAGACGGAGCTGGCGCCGCATTACGCCACCGCGCGCAAGATGCTGGGGGCCACGGTGAACCCGCTGCGCACCCTGCCGGATGAGATCATCCAGCAGGTGGGCAAGGACATGGGCCGCGAGGACTTCCAGTCCACCATGGTGGCCGTCTACTTCGGTCAGCCCGGGGTGACGGTGCCGGACCCGTACTTCGGCGGCGAGGGCCCCGAGCGCACGGGCTGCAACTCGTGTGGCGGCTGCATGACGGGCTGCCGCTTCAACGCCAAGAACAGCCTGGACAAGAACTACCTCTACCTCGCCGAGAAACGAGGCCTCGTCATCCACGCGGACACCGAGGCCACGTGGGTGCGCCCGTTGCCCGGTGGCGGCTACGAGGTGGAGGCACTCGAGGGCACCTCGAGCTTCTCGCGCCGCGAGCGGCGCTTCACCGCGCGCCAGGTCATCTTCTCGGGCGGTGTGCTGGGGACGGTGGACCTGCTGCTCAAGCTGAAGGCCCACCCGGACGGGTTGCCCCGGTTGTCGGACCGGCTCGGCGATGGCGTGCGCACCAACTCGGAGGCGCTGATTGGCGTGGTGGCCGGCAAGCGCTTCCGCGACAAGGATTTGTCCAGGGGCATCGCCATTGGCTCCATCCTCCACACCGACGCGCACTCCCACCTGGAGCCGGTGCGCTACTCCGCGGGCTCCGACTTCTTCCGCACCCTGATGGCGCCCCACGTGGGCGGCGCCACCGTCTTCTCGCGCCTGGCGAACGTGGCGGGGCTCTTCCTGCGCCACCCGCTCAAGATGATCGGCTCCTGGTTCACCCGTGACTTCGCCCGGCGGTCGATGATCCTCCTCTACATGCGCACGCTGGACGGGCACCTGAAGATGCGGCGCGGACGTGGGCTCTTCACCGCGGGAACCAAGGGGCTCACCACAGGCCTGCAGGAGGGTCCCGCGCCCACCGCGAACATCCCCGAGGCCTCCGAGCTGGCCCACCGGGTGGCGGAGAAGCTGGACGGCATGCCCATGACCATGGCCACCGAGACGCTGATGGGCATCCCCACCACCGCTCACATCCTCGGGGGTTGCTGCATGGGGGACTCGCCCGAGACGGGTGTCATCGACCCGCGGCACCGCCTCTTTGGCTACGACGGCCTGTACGTCGTCGACGGCTCGGCCATTTCCGCCAACCCGGGCGTGAACCCCTCGCTCACCATCACCGCGCTCGCCGAGCGCGCCATGACCTTCATCCCCGCCCGCCAGCAGGTGGACGCCGGGACCGAGAAAACGGAAGCCGTCGCGCGGTCCACCGCGCTCGGGGCGTGA
- a CDS encoding TetR/AcrR family transcriptional regulator, translating into MSNEPRKQGGSRATQKEATGKAVLEAARAEFESVGFEAANLRAIAARAGVSAGTVLHHYGDKRELLHAALFDDLEETLRSAVAGLGTGSLETQLSELTRTVFRYYQRRPKLSRTLLKESLFADEPWARKFNAQVHGVHGAIVRLTEEASARGELRPGVDGAVFAVAYFSFFYFALISWVQGAHDSPVTLVERLVHQHLEGLRPGEKPPRRRKP; encoded by the coding sequence ATGTCCAACGAGCCCAGGAAGCAGGGCGGAAGCCGAGCCACCCAGAAGGAAGCCACCGGCAAGGCGGTCCTCGAGGCGGCGCGTGCGGAGTTCGAGAGCGTGGGCTTCGAAGCGGCGAACCTGCGGGCGATCGCGGCGCGCGCGGGGGTGTCCGCCGGGACGGTGCTCCACCACTATGGAGACAAGCGGGAGTTGCTCCACGCCGCGCTATTCGATGACCTCGAGGAGACGCTGCGGAGCGCGGTCGCCGGGCTCGGCACGGGCTCGCTGGAGACGCAGCTCTCCGAGCTGACCCGCACCGTGTTCCGGTACTACCAGCGGCGCCCCAAGCTGTCGCGAACCCTGCTCAAGGAGTCGCTCTTCGCGGACGAGCCGTGGGCGCGCAAGTTCAACGCCCAGGTCCACGGGGTTCATGGGGCCATCGTCCGGCTGACCGAGGAGGCGAGCGCGCGGGGAGAGCTCCGGCCCGGCGTGGACGGCGCGGTGTTCGCCGTCGCGTACTTCTCGTTCTTCTACTTCGCCCTCATCTCGTGGGTGCAGGGCGCGCATGACTCACCGGTGACGCTGGTCGAGCGTCTGGTCCACCAGCACCTCGAGGGCCTGCGTCCGGGTGAGAAGCCACCCAGAAGGAGGAAGCCATGA
- a CDS encoding alpha/beta fold hydrolase, protein MKSAFRGEQAKAVLLQWFDRFRERLEVPTESRWVKTRLGDTHVLVGGPEGAPPVVVLHGAMASSAHVLRELEPLLERFRVHAVDVIGQSVKSVDARPSVSNNEYGEWLSDVLDGLSLKRTHVVGVSWGGFVSIRLAAFAPERIDRLVLLVPAGVVRGSSWEGFTKIGLPMMLYRLSPSERRLKAFVRHLLTTPDDDWVPYLGDALRSFNMDMRVPALAKPEELEGLKAPTLVLGADTDVSFPGQQLLARAPELFPTLAGTELIENCRHCPPTTDAFRRWLSERISGFLLAS, encoded by the coding sequence ATGAAGTCCGCGTTCAGAGGCGAGCAGGCGAAGGCCGTGCTCCTGCAATGGTTCGACCGCTTCCGGGAGCGGCTGGAGGTGCCCACCGAGAGCAGGTGGGTGAAGACGCGACTGGGAGACACCCATGTCCTCGTCGGAGGGCCGGAGGGGGCACCGCCCGTGGTCGTGCTCCACGGAGCGATGGCGAGCTCGGCGCACGTGCTGAGGGAGCTGGAGCCGCTGCTCGAGCGATTCCGGGTCCATGCCGTCGACGTCATCGGCCAGTCGGTGAAGAGCGTGGACGCACGGCCCTCCGTCTCCAACAACGAGTACGGCGAGTGGCTCTCGGACGTCCTGGATGGGCTCTCGCTGAAACGGACGCACGTGGTGGGGGTGAGTTGGGGCGGCTTCGTCTCCATCCGCCTCGCGGCGTTCGCGCCGGAGCGCATCGATCGGCTCGTGCTCCTCGTCCCGGCGGGTGTGGTGAGGGGCTCATCGTGGGAGGGATTCACCAAGATAGGCCTCCCGATGATGCTGTATCGCCTGTCACCCTCCGAGCGGCGGCTGAAGGCCTTCGTCCGTCACCTGCTCACGACCCCGGATGACGACTGGGTCCCCTACCTGGGCGACGCCCTCCGCTCGTTCAACATGGACATGCGGGTACCGGCGCTCGCGAAGCCGGAGGAGCTCGAGGGATTGAAAGCGCCCACGCTCGTGCTGGGCGCGGACACGGATGTGAGCTTCCCGGGACAGCAACTCCTCGCACGCGCGCCAGAGCTCTTTCCGACGCTCGCTGGCACGGAGCTCATCGAGAATTGCAGGCACTGCCCCCCCACGACGGATGCATTCCGACGCTGGCTGTCGGAGCGCATCAGTGGATTCCTGCTCGCGAGCTGA
- a CDS encoding methyltransferase, which produces MHPMIDATRPPITDPTPIFDFYRGSAGTELLTASVSHFGVFERLAREPRRFEALRADLHLAERPAVVLVTALRAMGLISLDAEGRLSLTPQAREHLVPGSPFDISGYIGLSAKAPGVLEMVERLKTNRPAGSGPSQEGAAFIYRQGLESAMEKEQSARMLTLALAGRAKNVAPVLAARHPLPEARVLLDVGGGTGIYAIAWLLRHPTLRAIVWDRPEVLKVATEIATAHGVVERLTCVPGDMFADPVPEADVILLSNVLHDWDVPQNRTLIRRCAEALPPGGSLLVHDVFLNDALDGPLPVALYSAVLFTLTEGRAYSTAEYRSWLREAGLEPGAVVPTLVHCGVLPARKPGRPSL; this is translated from the coding sequence ATGCATCCCATGATCGACGCGACCCGGCCACCCATCACAGACCCGACCCCGATCTTCGATTTCTACCGGGGCAGTGCCGGCACCGAGTTGCTCACGGCCTCGGTTTCGCATTTCGGTGTCTTCGAGCGTCTGGCACGTGAGCCGCGCCGCTTCGAGGCACTGCGCGCCGATCTCCACCTCGCCGAGCGGCCCGCGGTGGTGCTGGTGACGGCCCTGCGCGCCATGGGGCTGATCTCGCTCGATGCGGAAGGACGGCTGTCCCTGACGCCGCAGGCCCGCGAGCACCTGGTGCCGGGTTCGCCCTTCGATATCAGCGGGTACATCGGGCTCTCCGCCAAGGCGCCCGGGGTCCTGGAGATGGTCGAGCGGTTGAAGACGAACCGCCCGGCCGGCAGCGGGCCCTCCCAGGAGGGGGCCGCCTTCATCTACAGGCAGGGGCTCGAATCGGCGATGGAGAAGGAGCAGAGCGCCCGGATGCTGACCCTGGCTCTCGCGGGGCGAGCGAAGAACGTCGCTCCGGTGCTCGCGGCCCGCCACCCCCTTCCGGAGGCTCGCGTCCTCCTCGACGTGGGCGGGGGCACGGGCATCTACGCCATCGCCTGGCTCCTGCGCCACCCGACGCTCCGGGCCATCGTGTGGGACCGCCCCGAGGTGCTCAAGGTGGCCACCGAAATCGCCACGGCTCACGGAGTGGTGGAGCGGCTCACGTGTGTACCCGGGGACATGTTCGCCGACCCGGTGCCCGAGGCCGACGTGATCCTGCTGTCGAACGTGCTGCACGACTGGGACGTTCCCCAGAACCGCACCCTCATCCGGCGCTGCGCCGAGGCCCTGCCTCCCGGGGGGAGCCTGCTCGTGCACGACGTGTTCCTGAATGATGCGCTCGATGGACCGCTTCCGGTGGCGCTCTATTCGGCCGTGCTCTTCACCCTCACCGAGGGGCGGGCCTACAGCACGGCGGAGTACCGGTCCTGGCTGCGAGAGGCGGGCCTCGAGCCCGGCGCGGTGGTCCCGACCCTCGTGCACTGTGGCGTGTTGCCGGCGCGCAAGCCGGGCCGGCCCTCGCTCTGA
- a CDS encoding FecR domain-containing protein, with protein MARHEVEALWALASGELDAEARARVEAHVASCGACAQRLVEVGETRNLLRVAREEPTTVRWAKVDDRVLSMAARRFGQREHRSRGLWMLAAMGACVTTLSLLMLGPGTAPRVEVGPPTPWVREADGTERALQADSGLRAGSTVKTPARGSARLRLPDASGMLVSADSEVVLSRVSADDVHLRVMRGRVAVRASHAERRGFIVEAEGLRVFVVGTVFSVERTPAGPAVSVLEGRVRVEAEGLRPGFATAGQRVELHSNERTWRQLPLSIEDQRAFEALGVQVTPPAIAEPPAPPDPPAPERSTTAPRKKPVSTPTPVAPGEPETRSSPAGTKDAAEPPRTSPLLSEGGSLTAEQEWQRFPAPREVEERFLSHARTAVDTRGCESFLVGLEEIAEESRERPLREEARYLRARCFEARLSPAQATAEYRLYLKEFPHGRWSEEARGSLSP; from the coding sequence ATGGCTCGCCATGAGGTGGAGGCGCTGTGGGCCCTGGCCTCGGGAGAGCTGGACGCGGAGGCTCGCGCCCGGGTGGAGGCGCACGTCGCCAGCTGCGGAGCGTGCGCGCAACGGCTCGTGGAGGTAGGGGAGACGCGGAACCTGCTGCGAGTGGCGCGGGAAGAGCCAACCACGGTGCGGTGGGCGAAGGTGGATGACCGAGTCCTGTCGATGGCCGCCCGGCGCTTCGGCCAGCGCGAGCACCGGTCACGCGGGCTGTGGATGCTGGCCGCGATGGGGGCCTGCGTGACGACGCTGTCGCTGCTGATGCTGGGTCCCGGCACGGCGCCCCGGGTGGAGGTCGGGCCTCCCACGCCCTGGGTTCGCGAGGCGGACGGCACGGAACGAGCGCTCCAGGCGGACTCGGGCCTGCGGGCTGGCAGCACCGTGAAGACTCCCGCTCGGGGAAGCGCCCGGCTGCGACTTCCCGACGCGAGCGGCATGCTGGTGTCGGCCGACTCGGAGGTGGTGCTCTCCCGCGTCTCGGCGGATGACGTGCACCTGCGGGTGATGCGGGGGCGCGTCGCGGTGCGGGCCTCGCACGCCGAGCGGCGCGGCTTCATCGTGGAAGCGGAAGGCCTGCGCGTCTTCGTGGTGGGCACCGTCTTCTCCGTGGAGCGCACGCCCGCGGGGCCCGCCGTCTCCGTGCTGGAGGGCAGGGTGAGGGTGGAGGCAGAGGGCTTGCGGCCCGGTTTCGCCACCGCGGGTCAGCGCGTGGAGCTCCACTCCAACGAGCGCACGTGGAGGCAGCTTCCGCTGTCCATCGAGGACCAGCGGGCCTTCGAGGCGCTCGGCGTCCAGGTAACGCCTCCCGCCATCGCCGAGCCCCCGGCGCCACCGGATCCTCCGGCTCCCGAGCGCTCCACGACGGCTCCCCGGAAGAAGCCCGTGTCCACGCCCACCCCGGTTGCTCCTGGGGAGCCCGAGACGCGGTCCTCGCCCGCCGGTACGAAGGATGCCGCGGAGCCCCCGCGGACATCTCCTCTCCTATCGGAGGGAGGCTCGCTCACGGCCGAGCAGGAATGGCAGCGCTTCCCGGCGCCGCGCGAGGTGGAGGAGCGCTTTCTCTCTCATGCCCGCACGGCGGTGGACACCCGCGGGTGTGAGAGCTTCCTCGTGGGGCTCGAGGAAATCGCCGAGGAGAGCCGGGAGCGCCCGTTGCGTGAGGAGGCGCGCTACCTGCGCGCCCGCTGCTTCGAGGCCCGACTCTCCCCGGCCCAGGCTACGGCCGAATATCGCCTCTACCTGAAGGAATTCCCCCACGGCCGCTGGTCCGAGGAGGCCCGCGGCTCGCTGTCGCCGTGA
- a CDS encoding RNA polymerase sigma factor: MEGTVEMSLGPSLRDGPSTALPPVDEAQLLMLVQRVREGDLTSFDRLYHLTRTDAARILRHLVGNRTELEDLLQETYLRLLTALKGFRGESRFRTFFYRVCANVALSHLRWRRRRPEDPFAQPPESIHPGEDPERAVARRQAAKLVELALERLKPKKRIVFVYYELCGMSPEEIAQAVGSSPNTVRSRLHHARLEFNEAMRRLLETRAGGPHGSP; the protein is encoded by the coding sequence ATGGAGGGGACAGTGGAGATGTCGTTGGGCCCCTCGCTCCGAGACGGGCCGTCCACCGCCCTTCCTCCGGTGGACGAGGCCCAACTCCTGATGCTCGTGCAGCGCGTGAGGGAGGGAGACCTCACCTCCTTCGACCGGCTCTATCATCTCACCCGAACCGACGCGGCCCGCATCCTGCGTCACCTGGTGGGCAACCGCACCGAGCTGGAGGACCTGCTCCAGGAGACCTACCTGCGGCTGCTGACCGCGCTGAAGGGCTTTCGGGGCGAGTCCCGCTTCCGGACCTTCTTCTACCGGGTCTGTGCCAACGTGGCGCTTTCGCACCTGCGGTGGAGGAGGCGCCGGCCAGAGGACCCCTTCGCGCAACCGCCCGAATCCATCCATCCCGGGGAGGACCCGGAGCGCGCGGTGGCCCGGCGCCAGGCGGCGAAGCTGGTGGAGCTGGCGCTGGAGCGGCTCAAGCCCAAGAAGCGGATCGTCTTCGTGTATTACGAGCTGTGCGGCATGAGCCCGGAGGAGATCGCCCAGGCCGTGGGAAGCTCACCCAACACCGTTCGCAGCCGCCTCCACCATGCGCGGCTGGAGTTCAACGAGGCCATGCGGCGACTGCTCGAGACTCGCGCTGGAGGTCCCCATGGCTCGCCATGA
- a CDS encoding MBL fold metallo-hydrolase has protein sequence MFNKTQSRSRSHQALRRALFTLSFTGAAVCTAMMPTVADAAPPAQQKTQVPGFFRMKLGDFEVTALYDGYFDLDPKILKGASAKDIQNLLARMFLATTPGVQTAVNGFLVHTGDHLILVDTGAATAFGPTVGAMLGNIRAAGYDPAQIDTVLLTHLHADHSRGLLTADGKAAFPNAEVRVAKAEAAYWLDEQIAAKAPADVQPMFKLAREAVAPYVAAGKFKTFAEGEAPVPGVVVSPSPGHTPGHSGYLFTSKDQSLLVWGDLVHSHATQFARPEIAIEFDLDSKQAIASRKKVFADAAKNKLWVAGAHLPFPGIGHVRAEAKNYAWVPVEYGPIRSDR, from the coding sequence ATGTTCAACAAAACGCAGAGCCGTTCACGTTCGCACCAGGCGCTCCGCCGCGCGCTGTTCACCTTGTCGTTCACGGGCGCCGCCGTGTGCACGGCGATGATGCCGACGGTGGCGGACGCGGCACCGCCCGCGCAGCAGAAGACGCAGGTGCCGGGCTTCTTCCGCATGAAGCTGGGAGACTTCGAGGTCACCGCGCTGTACGACGGTTACTTCGACCTCGACCCGAAGATCCTCAAGGGCGCGAGCGCCAAGGACATCCAGAACCTGCTCGCGCGGATGTTCCTCGCCACCACGCCGGGCGTGCAGACCGCGGTCAACGGCTTCCTGGTGCACACGGGAGATCATCTGATCCTCGTCGACACCGGAGCGGCCACTGCCTTTGGCCCGACCGTTGGCGCCATGCTGGGCAACATCCGCGCCGCCGGGTACGACCCCGCGCAGATCGACACGGTTCTGTTGACGCACCTGCATGCGGACCACTCCCGCGGCCTGTTGACCGCCGACGGCAAGGCCGCCTTCCCGAACGCCGAGGTGCGTGTCGCGAAGGCCGAAGCGGCCTATTGGCTCGACGAGCAGATCGCCGCCAAGGCACCGGCGGACGTTCAGCCCATGTTCAAACTGGCCCGCGAGGCGGTCGCGCCCTACGTGGCCGCGGGCAAATTCAAGACCTTCGCCGAGGGCGAGGCGCCGGTCCCCGGGGTCGTCGTCTCCCCGTCCCCGGGCCATACGCCCGGCCACAGTGGCTACCTGTTCACCTCGAAGGATCAGAGCCTCCTGGTGTGGGGCGATCTGGTCCACAGCCATGCGACGCAGTTCGCCCGGCCGGAGATCGCCATCGAGTTCGACCTCGATAGCAAGCAGGCGATCGCCTCCCGGAAGAAGGTGTTCGCGGACGCGGCGAAGAACAAGCTCTGGGTCGCCGGGGCGCACCTGCCCTTCCCGGGCATCGGCCATGTGCGCGCCGAGGCGAAGAACTACGCCTGGGTGCCGGTGGAGTACGGCCCCATCCGCTCGGACCGCTGA